Proteins encoded by one window of Mustela erminea isolate mMusErm1 chromosome 5, mMusErm1.Pri, whole genome shotgun sequence:
- the CHGA gene encoding chromogranin-A isoform X2: MRSAAVLALLFCAGQVIAFPVNSPMNKGDTEVMKCIVEVISDTLSKPSPMPVSQECFETLRGDERILSILRHQNLLKELQDLALQGAKERAHQKKHSSFEDGLSEALEKQNDQAELKAMGEVSSRDATEKREDPKETENGGDMDGARPQASPEPGQGSKFEEDSQALGEKEAANPDPRDKLPSQKHPDPLAEEDSQSHPQGLVDREKVVDAEKGQQTKREEEEEEGAEAGEKAVPEEEGPTEAFNPHPSLSYKETQRGETAPGWSEALAIDGARKSGAEEAQRPQGKGERAHSRQEEEMAEAPQGPFPGGKNRELEREQEEEQLSKKWEDAKEWSKMDQLAKELTAKKRLEGEDEEDDPDRSMKLSFRARAYNFGGPELQLRRGWRPSSQEDSVEAGLPLQVRSYPEEKKEEEGSANRRPEDQELESLAAIEAKLEMVAHQLQALRRG; the protein is encoded by the exons ATGCGCTCCGCTGCTGTCCTGGCGCTTCTGTTCTGCGCCGGGCAAG tcatTGCCTTTCCTGTGAACAGCCCTATGAATAAAGGGGACACCGAG GTGATGAAGTGCATCGTTGAGGTCATCTCTGACACGCTCTCCAAGCCCAGCCCCATGCCTGTCAGCCAGGAGTGTTTCGAGACACTCCGAGGAG ATGAGCGGATCCTCTCAATCCTGCGACATCAGAATTTGCTGAAAGAGCTCCAAGACCTTGCTCTCCAAG GTGCCAAGGAGAGGGCACATCAGAAGAAACACAGCAGTTTCGAGGATGGACTCTCAGAGGCTCTGGAGAAACAGAATGACCAGGCCGAGCTGAAAG CAATGGGAGAAGTGTCCTCCAGGGATGCTACGGAGAAAAGAGAAGATCctaaagagacagagaatggtggagacatggatggagccaggCCCCAGGCCTCCCCGGAGCCCGGCCAGGGGTCCAAGTTCGAGGAGGACAGTCAGGccctgggggagaaggaggccGCCAACCCCGATCCCCGAGACAAACTTCCCAGCCAGAAACACCCAGACCCACTGGCTGAGGAAGACAGCCAGAGCCACCCCCAGGGCCTGGTGGACAGAGAGAAGGTcgtggatgcagagaaagggcagCAGACCAAgcgagaagaggaagaggaggagggcgcAGAGGCTGGAGAGAAGGCTGTCCCTGAAGAAGAAGGCCCCACCGAGGCATTTAACCCCCACCCAAGCCTCAGCTACAAGGAGACCCAGAGGGGCGAGA CTGCTCCAGGTTGGTCCGAGGCTCTGGCCATCGACGGAGCCAGGAAGTCTGGGGCTGAGGAGGCTCAGCGCCCCCAGGGGAAGGGGGAACGGGCGCACTCCcggcaggaggaggagatggcAGAGGCACCTCAAGGCCCCTTCCCGGGCGGGAAGAACAGGGAGCTGGAGCgggaacaggaggaggagcagctcTCCAAGAAGTGGGAGGACGCCAAGGAATGGAGCAAGATGGACCAGCTGGCCAAGGAGCTGACGGCCAAGAAGCGGCTGGAGGGGGAGGACGAGGAGGATGACCCTGACCGCTCCATGAAGCTCTCCTTCCGGGCCCGGGCCTACAACTTCGGGGGCCCTGAGCTGCAGCTGCGTCGAGGCTGGAGGCCGTCCTCCCAGGAGGACAGCGTGGAGGCGGGCCTGCCCCTCCAGGTGCGCAGCTACccggaggagaagaaggaggaggagggcagcgCCAACCGCAGACCAGAG GACCAGGAGCTGGAGAGCCTGGCAGCCATCGAGGCGAAGCTGGAGATGGTGGCCCACCAGCTGCAGGCGCTGCGGCGGGGCTGA
- the CHGA gene encoding chromogranin-A isoform X1 → MRSAAVLALLFCAGQVIAFPVNSPMNKGDTEVMKCIVEVISDTLSKPSPMPVSQECFETLRGDERILSILRHQNLLKELQDLALQGAKERAHQKKHSSFEDGLSEALEKQNDQAELKEAMGEVSSRDATEKREDPKETENGGDMDGARPQASPEPGQGSKFEEDSQALGEKEAANPDPRDKLPSQKHPDPLAEEDSQSHPQGLVDREKVVDAEKGQQTKREEEEEEGAEAGEKAVPEEEGPTEAFNPHPSLSYKETQRGETAPGWSEALAIDGARKSGAEEAQRPQGKGERAHSRQEEEMAEAPQGPFPGGKNRELEREQEEEQLSKKWEDAKEWSKMDQLAKELTAKKRLEGEDEEDDPDRSMKLSFRARAYNFGGPELQLRRGWRPSSQEDSVEAGLPLQVRSYPEEKKEEEGSANRRPEDQELESLAAIEAKLEMVAHQLQALRRG, encoded by the exons ATGCGCTCCGCTGCTGTCCTGGCGCTTCTGTTCTGCGCCGGGCAAG tcatTGCCTTTCCTGTGAACAGCCCTATGAATAAAGGGGACACCGAG GTGATGAAGTGCATCGTTGAGGTCATCTCTGACACGCTCTCCAAGCCCAGCCCCATGCCTGTCAGCCAGGAGTGTTTCGAGACACTCCGAGGAG ATGAGCGGATCCTCTCAATCCTGCGACATCAGAATTTGCTGAAAGAGCTCCAAGACCTTGCTCTCCAAG GTGCCAAGGAGAGGGCACATCAGAAGAAACACAGCAGTTTCGAGGATGGACTCTCAGAGGCTCTGGAGAAACAGAATGACCAGGCCGAGCTGAAAG AGGCAATGGGAGAAGTGTCCTCCAGGGATGCTACGGAGAAAAGAGAAGATCctaaagagacagagaatggtggagacatggatggagccaggCCCCAGGCCTCCCCGGAGCCCGGCCAGGGGTCCAAGTTCGAGGAGGACAGTCAGGccctgggggagaaggaggccGCCAACCCCGATCCCCGAGACAAACTTCCCAGCCAGAAACACCCAGACCCACTGGCTGAGGAAGACAGCCAGAGCCACCCCCAGGGCCTGGTGGACAGAGAGAAGGTcgtggatgcagagaaagggcagCAGACCAAgcgagaagaggaagaggaggagggcgcAGAGGCTGGAGAGAAGGCTGTCCCTGAAGAAGAAGGCCCCACCGAGGCATTTAACCCCCACCCAAGCCTCAGCTACAAGGAGACCCAGAGGGGCGAGA CTGCTCCAGGTTGGTCCGAGGCTCTGGCCATCGACGGAGCCAGGAAGTCTGGGGCTGAGGAGGCTCAGCGCCCCCAGGGGAAGGGGGAACGGGCGCACTCCcggcaggaggaggagatggcAGAGGCACCTCAAGGCCCCTTCCCGGGCGGGAAGAACAGGGAGCTGGAGCgggaacaggaggaggagcagctcTCCAAGAAGTGGGAGGACGCCAAGGAATGGAGCAAGATGGACCAGCTGGCCAAGGAGCTGACGGCCAAGAAGCGGCTGGAGGGGGAGGACGAGGAGGATGACCCTGACCGCTCCATGAAGCTCTCCTTCCGGGCCCGGGCCTACAACTTCGGGGGCCCTGAGCTGCAGCTGCGTCGAGGCTGGAGGCCGTCCTCCCAGGAGGACAGCGTGGAGGCGGGCCTGCCCCTCCAGGTGCGCAGCTACccggaggagaagaaggaggaggagggcagcgCCAACCGCAGACCAGAG GACCAGGAGCTGGAGAGCCTGGCAGCCATCGAGGCGAAGCTGGAGATGGTGGCCCACCAGCTGCAGGCGCTGCGGCGGGGCTGA